ACACCGGCGTCTTCCAGCGCCATCACGCAGAGCATGGCGGTAAAGCCTGCGGTGCCGATGATCATCGCCTGACGCGCGTCCATGCCGTGCGGTTGGGCGACCAGCCAGTCACCCTTCACGCGAGCCTGCTGAGAAAGGCCGCCCCAATGGTTTTCACCCACGCCCCAGCCGGTCAGCAGTACCTGCTGGCCCGCGTGAAAACGCGGGTCTTCGCTGCTGTGCACCACGCCCGCAAAATCGATACCTGGCACCATCGGGAAGTTGCGGATGATTTTGCCTTTGCCGGTAATCGCGAGCGCGTCTTTATAGTTGAGGCTTGACCACTGGATATCGACTGTGACATCACCTTGTGGCAGCTGGCTTTCCTCGATGGCCTGTACCGAGGCGAGAGTTTTACCGTCGTGCTGTTCTAAGATTAACGCCTGCATAATCGTTCCTCAGTTGCTCAATGATTGGAAAATAATTTTCGATGACTATACTCGGTAACTGAAACACGATGCCGATTTAACGCAATAAATTGCCAGATTCACTAACTCTGGTAGTATGCAGGGTCTTTTTGGCATGCTAGTTAGTGCTCACTAATTTCTTGCAATCCACCGTGGGTGTCCGGTCAACGTCGGGCTGTTTTTCATTAACGGAGTTAATACAGGGATGCGATTAACGACGAAATTCTCAGCTTTTGTGGCGCTTCTAACGGGCCTGACCATCTTTGTCACCCTCATTGGTTGTTCACTGAGTTTCTACAACGGTATTCAATATAAAGTGGATTACCGCGCCCGGGCTGTGGCGACAGTTATCGATTCACGCCTGGTCAGTACCCCTTTTGATCAACTCGACAACCAACTGGACGAAATTCTGGTGCCTGTCGATATCGTGCGCGTTGATTTCATCGTTAATGATAAAACCATTTTTAGCCACTCACGTAGTAGCAGCTATCGCCCGATGGGCAGCAGTATTCAGTACCGCGAACTGGATGTAGAGTCGGTGAAGCACCCGGGAATGACCCTCCATCTGGTGTATCAGGATCCGATGGTGAATTATTTCCACTCGCTGCTGACCACCGCACCTCTCACTATTGCCATTGCTTTTATGGTATTGATTATCTTCTTTTCGGTACGCTGGCTGCGCAATCAGCTGTCGGGCCAGGAACTGTTAGAACTGCGCTCCACGCGGATCCTCAACGGCGAACGCGGACAGCAGGTGCGTGGTTCGGTCCATGAGTGGCCCGCGCGAACCAGCAGCGCCCTCGATACGCTGCTGTCAGAAATTCAGTTTGCCGGTGAACAGCGCAGTCGTATGGATACGCTTATCCGCTCCTACGCGGCGCAGGACACCAAAACCGGCCTTAGCAACCGGATGTTTTTCGATAACCAGCTCGCAACGCTGCTCGACGATCAGGAAAAAGTTGGGGCGCATGGTATTGTGATGCTGATTCGCCTGCCGGAATTTGATTTGGTTCGCGACCAGTGGGGGCGTACGGCGGCGGAAGAGCACTTCTTAATGCTGATCAATATGCTTTCCACTTTCATGATGCGTTATCCTGGTGCGTTGCTGGCTCGTTATTACCGCAGTGATTTTGCCGTGCTGCTGCCGCACCGCACGTTGAAGGAAGCCGACAGCATCGCCGGGCAACTGTTAAAAGCGCTGGACTCGTTACCGTCGACTAAGATTCTCGATCAGGATGACATGATGCACATCGGCATCTGTACCTGGCGCAGCGGGCAAACCACTGAGCAGGTAATGGAGCACGCCGATGCGGCGGTCCGTAACGCAGTGCTTCAGGGCAGCAACAGCTGGGCAGTGTATGATGACTCTCTGCCAGAAAAAGGGCGCGGCAACGTGCGCTGGCGAACGCTCATCGAACAAATGCTCAGTCGCGG
This DNA window, taken from Scandinavium goeteborgense, encodes the following:
- the csrD gene encoding RNase E specificity factor CsrD; translated protein: MRLTTKFSAFVALLTGLTIFVTLIGCSLSFYNGIQYKVDYRARAVATVIDSRLVSTPFDQLDNQLDEILVPVDIVRVDFIVNDKTIFSHSRSSSYRPMGSSIQYRELDVESVKHPGMTLHLVYQDPMVNYFHSLLTTAPLTIAIAFMVLIIFFSVRWLRNQLSGQELLELRSTRILNGERGQQVRGSVHEWPARTSSALDTLLSEIQFAGEQRSRMDTLIRSYAAQDTKTGLSNRMFFDNQLATLLDDQEKVGAHGIVMLIRLPEFDLVRDQWGRTAAEEHFLMLINMLSTFMMRYPGALLARYYRSDFAVLLPHRTLKEADSIAGQLLKALDSLPSTKILDQDDMMHIGICTWRSGQTTEQVMEHADAAVRNAVLQGSNSWAVYDDSLPEKGRGNVRWRTLIEQMLSRGGPRFYQKPAVHYDGRVHHRELMCRIYDGKEEVIAAEYMPMVMEFGLAEEYDRLQITRLLPFLSFWPEENLALQVTVESLIRPRFQRWLRDTLMQCEKTQRKRIIFELAEADVCQHISRLQPVMRLIRALGVRVVVIQAGLTLVSTSWIKELSVEIVKLHPGLVRNIEKRSENQLLVQSLVEACKGTSTQVFATGLRSRSEWQVLRECGVLGGQGDFFAASQPLDTSVKKYSQRYSV